The following proteins are co-located in the Gorilla gorilla gorilla isolate KB3781 chromosome 18, NHGRI_mGorGor1-v2.1_pri, whole genome shotgun sequence genome:
- the TMEM170A gene encoding transmembrane protein 170A isoform X5, whose protein sequence is MQGAAAEMWYGVFLWALVSSLFFHVPAGLLALFTLRHHKYGAAIAGVYRAAGKEMIPFEALTLGTGQTFCVVVVSFLRILATL, encoded by the exons AGATGTGGTATGGTGTATTCCTGTGGGCACTggtgtcttctctcttctttcatgtCCCTGCTGGATTACTGGCCCTCTTCACCCTCAGACATCACAAATATG GTGCAGCTATTGCTGGAGTTTACCGAGCAGCAGGGAAGGAAATGATACCATTTGAAGCCCTCACTTTGGGCACTGGACAGACGTTTTGCGTCGTGGTGGTCTCCTTCTTACGGATTTTAGCTACTCTATAG
- the TMEM170A gene encoding transmembrane protein 170A isoform X3 has product MQGAAAEMWYGVFLWALVSSLFFHVPAGLLALFTLRHHKYGRFMSVSILLMGIVGPITAGILTSAAIAGVYRAAGKEMIPFEALTLGTGQTFCVVVVSFLRILATL; this is encoded by the exons AGATGTGGTATGGTGTATTCCTGTGGGCACTggtgtcttctctcttctttcatgtCCCTGCTGGATTACTGGCCCTCTTCACCCTCAGACATCACAAATATGGTAGGTTCATGTCTGTAAGCATCCTGTTGATGGGCATCGTGGGACCAATTACTGCTGGAATCTTGACAA GTGCAGCTATTGCTGGAGTTTACCGAGCAGCAGGGAAGGAAATGATACCATTTGAAGCCCTCACTTTGGGCACTGGACAGACGTTTTGCGTCGTGGTGGTCTCCTTCTTACGGATTTTAGCTACTCTATAG
- the TMEM170A gene encoding transmembrane protein 170A isoform X4: MWYGVFLWALVSSLFFHVPAGLLALFTLRHHKYGRFMSVSILLMGIVGPITAGILTSAAIAGVYRAAGKEMIPFEALTLGTGQTFCVVVVSFLRILATL; this comes from the exons ATGTGGTATGGTGTATTCCTGTGGGCACTggtgtcttctctcttctttcatgtCCCTGCTGGATTACTGGCCCTCTTCACCCTCAGACATCACAAATATGGTAGGTTCATGTCTGTAAGCATCCTGTTGATGGGCATCGTGGGACCAATTACTGCTGGAATCTTGACAA GTGCAGCTATTGCTGGAGTTTACCGAGCAGCAGGGAAGGAAATGATACCATTTGAAGCCCTCACTTTGGGCACTGGACAGACGTTTTGCGTCGTGGTGGTCTCCTTCTTACGGATTTTAGCTACTCTATAG